A stretch of DNA from Erwinia aphidicola:
ACATTACGCCATATTTGCGGCCGGGCGGTGGCGCTGGAAGCGGGAAGCATTGTGACGGACGCGGGGCAGCGCGTGGCCGCCGATGACGTGGTGCTGGCGATCAGCCATCCACCGCCCGCGCTGCCGCGCCAGATTGCCGCAGCGCTGGAGGGGCACCCCGGCCTGATTGCTAACCCGTGGCGTGAGGGGGCGCTGAGCGCTATTGCGGCGGATGAGCGCATCGCGATTATCGGCAGCGGGCTGAGCATGTCGGATGTCGTGGCAACGTTACACCGTCACGGGCATCGCGGCCCGGTCAGCGCCTTTTCACGCCGTGGCCTGCTGCCACGCCCAAATCTCAGCGGTGCTTATCAACCCACGCCGCTGGATTACCAGCAGCCGCAGGCCAGCACGGTGCTGGCGTGGCTGCGGCGTATTCGCCGCGAGATTGCGGCCAGCGGGCTGCCGTGGCAGCTGGTGCTCGACGATATTCGCCTGAACGGCCAGCGCATCTGGCAGCAGCTGTCTCTTGACGAACAGCGCCGCTTCCTGCGCCATCTGCGCCCGTGGTGGGATGTGCACCGCTACCGCATCGCTCCTCAGGTCAGCCAGGTGCTGGAGCAGTGGCTGACTAGCGGGCAGCTGACGGTGAGTGCCGCCAGGCTGGGCGCGGTGCGGGCCGCCGGGCAGCAGATTGAGTTGACGCTCCAGCCGCGCAGAGCGCCGGCGCGGCAACTTACCGTTGACCGCGTAATTATTACCACCGGCCCGGCGCACGGCAGCCTGTTGAGCAGCGACGCGCTGCTGCATCAGTTAACTATCGCTGGCATCATCCAGCCCGATCCGCTGGCGCTGGGTATTGCGGTGAATGCCCTGTCGCAGACCCTTAACCGCAGCGGGCAAGCCAACCCGCATCTGTATGTCGCCGGGCCGGCTGCCCGTGGCCGCTTTGGCGAACTTATGGGGCTGCCGCAGGTGGCGGAGCATGCCGAAAGCGTGGCGCGCCAGCTGCTCGGCCTCGATGCGGAGCGATGTCCCGCCTGACGCCGTAACTCACCGTTGATTCACCCTTAAAAACTATCACCTGCAGCGGGCGGGCTGGATCCGGCCGTGTAAAATTCGGAGTGTGCTATGTCTTCACAACGTGAAATTCGTCTTAACGCCTTTGATATGAACTGCGTGGGCCACCAGTCTCCGGGCCTGTGGGCGCATCCGCGCGACCGCTCCTGGCAGTATAAGGATCTGAGCTACTGGACCGAGCTGGCACGTCTGCTGGAGCGCGGCAAGTTCGACGGCCTGTTTATTGCCGATGTCCTTGGCGTCTACGACGTGCTGAACGGCGATAATGCCGCCGC
This window harbors:
- a CDS encoding FAD/NAD(P)-binding protein; the encoded protein is MAERHIVIVGGGFTGTATAIHLAGLGDAGLTVTVIEPRPQLACGVAYGTRDPAHRINVPADRMQLSAAQQGDFDRWFRASQAFAQDADAQWHDGKVYPQRGQFAAWVAEQFTQAQQSSAVTLRHICGRAVALEAGSIVTDAGQRVAADDVVLAISHPPPALPRQIAAALEGHPGLIANPWREGALSAIAADERIAIIGSGLSMSDVVATLHRHGHRGPVSAFSRRGLLPRPNLSGAYQPTPLDYQQPQASTVLAWLRRIRREIAASGLPWQLVLDDIRLNGQRIWQQLSLDEQRRFLRHLRPWWDVHRYRIAPQVSQVLEQWLTSGQLTVSAARLGAVRAAGQQIELTLQPRRAPARQLTVDRVIITTGPAHGSLLSSDALLHQLTIAGIIQPDPLALGIAVNALSQTLNRSGQANPHLYVAGPAARGRFGELMGLPQVAEHAESVARQLLGLDAERCPA